A genomic segment from Pseudorca crassidens isolate mPseCra1 chromosome 6, mPseCra1.hap1, whole genome shotgun sequence encodes:
- the HSPE1 gene encoding 10 kDa heat shock protein, mitochondrial isoform X3, whose amino-acid sequence MAGQAFRKFLPLFDRVLVERSAAETVTKGGIMLPEKSQGKVLQATVVAVGSGSKGKGGEIQPVSVKVGDKVLLPEYGGTKVVLDDKDYFLFRDGDILGKYVD is encoded by the exons ATG GCAGGACAGGCATTTAGAAAGTTTCTTCCCCTCTTTGACCGAGTATTAGTTGAAAGAAGTGCAGCCGAAACTGTAACCAAGGGAGGCATTATGCTTCcagaaaaatcacaaggaaaagtATTGCAAGCAACGGTAGTAGCTGTTGGATCAGGCTCTAAAGGAAAG ggTGGAGAGATTCAACCAGTTAGTGTGAAAGTTGGAGATAAAGTTCTTCTCCCAGAATATGGAGGCACCAAAGTAGTTCTAGATGACAAG GATTATTTCTTATTTAGAGATGGTGACATTCTTGGAAAATACGTCGACTAA